In Motacilla alba alba isolate MOTALB_02 chromosome 23, Motacilla_alba_V1.0_pri, whole genome shotgun sequence, the following are encoded in one genomic region:
- the SH3BGRL3 gene encoding SH3 domain-binding glutamic acid-rich-like protein 3 translates to MPGAAGPIGPRSHMAGGGGAAAPPSLHPSGPPSLGRASAGSGRDRTMSTLKVYSTSVTGSREIKSQQSEVTRILDGKNIKYELVDISQDNALREEMRAKAGNPKAIPPQIVNGDQYCGDYELFVEAVEQNTLQEFLKLA, encoded by the exons ATGCCCGGTGCCGCCGGCCCCATTGGCCCCCGCAGTCACatggcgggcggcggcggggccgccgctcctccctccctccatccctccgGTCCTCCCTCCCTCGGCCGGGCCAGCGCTGGGAGCGGCCGCGATCGCACCATGAGCACCCTCAAGGTCTACAGCACCTCGGTGACCGGCTCCCGGGAG ATCAAATCCCAACAGAGCGAGGTAACCCGAATCCTTGACGGGAAGAACATCAAGTACGAGCTGGTGGATATCTCCCAGGACAACGCTCTCCGGGAGGAGATGAGGGCCAAGGCGGGCAACCCCAAAGCCATCCCACCCCAGATCGTCAACGGGGACCAGTACTGCGGG GATTACGAGCTCTTCGTGGAGGCTGTGGAGCAAAACACTCTGCAGGAGTTCCTGAAGTTGGCCTGA